The Oryza brachyantha chromosome 7, ObraRS2, whole genome shotgun sequence genomic interval AATAAGTAGCCCgatttgaatcaaaggatgCAGCATCTTTGCCTCCTTTGTCAATAGCTCTCAACACATCATCATGGGTTAAAGGTGAACCAGTGTTACTCACATTGTCTGCAACAGCACTTGAAATTGACTCGACAAGTACATTGCTACTGTTATCATTAGTATTGGATGACCTTAAAGAAGCTGAATCCTCTTCTGCCACAAGAGGTATAGATGGAAACGATCGCTGGAGCTCTTTCAAtagaaaaaggtaaaaattgTCATCCAACAAAAGTGCAAAGTGCATATGAAAGCAGAATGGAGAATTGTTTTGTGAATTACCTAGACTAATAAGGGCTTGTACTCCAAAATCCGCTACTGTGACAAGAGTTTGGTCATTCTTTTCAAAAATCTTTGTCTCACATGAAAGCAGTGATTTCTTAACCTGTCAAGATATACAATTTAACCGGCAAAATGCAGTCAAGGCGTTTCCTTTACTGTGAAATGGGAGACAAACATTTACATTTGTTCCACCATAACCAGATGAATAGATGATAattcacaaaattacaaaCAAATATAGTACGGCCGTGTATAGCGAAACACATTAAAGAAAACCTCTTGGGCTCTTCCAACTGTATCCATGCTCACTTTGAGTAACCTCGCCAATCCAGGATAGGTAAAATGTATtcataagaataaaaaatcttgACCCACAAGAATAATTCTGTAGCAATTTGTGTATATTCCACCTccattttaatgtttttctaTAAGAATCTACTCCTtctggtcaaaaatatttatcgtttagaacaagatttgatcaaactactaaaattccgatgcaattattttttaaatgtttagttcaataaatacaagacaaataATACAAATAGATTCTCCTCGAAAAGTACTATCATAATACCATAAACATAttaggttttataaatttaatttaatataaaattgcttattggaattttattaatttgactaaatattatcctaaatgacatatttttgaCTGGAGGGAATACATAGTCTAAACTTGTCAGTTGTAACTAGTATGCTTTGGATTTCCTAAGATACATGTTATAGTTTGCTATGGATATTGAACCGGCTTGACTACAAAAAGATAGGGATAAGGCCAGTTACTTACCGACACTTATTCtaagcattttcttttttttttcactccaTTTTTGGATAGAATTAACTAAATTAGCAGTTACCCGGTGAAGGTGAGGTTTGGATCACATACTTGAAACACACAAGAAAACAGAATCTGTACTATTTTGAGAAGACAAACTCATTGAACTGTCCTACCGAAGCTGGCTGCTACATAAAAAGGTTGTCAGGGTTGTCATTCTAGGTAGGTTTGTTTTCATATAGTGAAAATTCAGGGCAATATACTTCCAATTTGGATTTCCTAAATAAGAATCCCCATTGAAGATTCAGCATTGCAGCCAAACAGAAAACCTAAAAAGTGCCCAATCTGGCAATCACCTCCGGACTCCGCGAACAGATgaaagggggaggaggggatgaGGTCAACTCACGTCCACGCAGAGGCGGCAAGCGCGCTCGacagcggcggccgccgcggcgagctcgcGGTGGTGGGGGGCGCACTCGGAAGGGAAGGGGAGCCCGCACGCCTCCCCCGCGGCCACATCCACctccaccgacgccgccgccgccctatCCGAGAACCACGACACAGCATTAGCCACCGCGAGGCCCCCGCAGCGCCGCCGGTTGCCGGTACTGCCGGAACTCGGAAACACACGCGCGGAGGGTGGTACGTACGGCAAGGCTGGAGGAGAGGGTCACCTTACGCAGACGAGGGAGTGGCGGGGAGCCGGCGGGAGGAGaagcggcagccggcggcggcggcggcggccgacgaggaggaggcggtgcggcGGGAGCGAGAGGTGGAGGAGCGGCATTCGCGTGTGTGGCGGGAGCGAGCGGCTCCTGCTCGAATACATATAGTATTTCGTAATACGTAATATGGTATTCACCAAATATGGTACGCGGCTCAATACGAGTGTTGCATCTGCATCTATCATTCCAGCCTGAGGATTTTATGCTTTTCTTTAAAGAAATCTAGTGATCTCTTGGGCTATGGCCTGAAATTTTGTAGCCACCCAGAAActaaattatctatatatgcctcaaaaataaaacgaggACAACcagagggtgattgttttatgacatatttgcaaagaaaaaataatttacgaataaaacttttatatatgtattattaaacttcgatgaaaacaCCCTAAAcatacttcaaatttaaagttaaaattttaaaatatttatttataaatataagcagaaaaaaataatgatgttttttaaataaaacactaGAGGGGAGAGATTCCCTACCTGAATAACGATTAAAGCCTGAACGGCAAAGATCACGGTCAAAAATAAGGGTGGGTGctaatatatgttatatcatatactacctccgtttcataatacctccgtttcataatataagatatttgacttttttttataatgtttgatcatttgtcttatttaaaaaattatagaaatatcattcattttgcttgtgacttattttattatcgaaagaactttaagcacgacttatcattttttatatttatattaaattttacgaACGGTCAAATGttacgaaaaaaaatcaaactttacgttataaaacggaggtagtaacttATATCCTCGAGACAAAGACAACCACATATTATGATCGATGGCTCATTGCAAGACTTTGTTGACGTGACTTCAACGTCGGCTCTTCACCTCTCCTAACAGACGCATCCGAGCACCATGGATCCTCTTGCGAATGAGATGATGATGTTGCATCTGGTTGGAGAGGCTCCAGTTAATACTGGCAAGTAACTAGACCGCAATAGTGGTGGAGATAGATTGCACATTCGCACTAATCGACCATACAGAAGTCGAATGAAAGCTTCCCTCGTGATTGATCTCAACGAACAAAACACGGGAAAACTCCATCCACTCAAAGctctccttttattttcatttacacATCCAAATGATATTTGATCCTCTTTGTTCGCGTGTTTTCATCCTCTGATTTTCACCtaaattctttttatattCCTATGATTTTCCTACCATACGCTCTGAACCATCAGAAATAGGCATAGACATGTTGATTACGATGGAATCCTAGATTCTTCTATGTAAGGAAGTGGGAGGACGGCATCTAGTGTGTGGGCCCATCACATATTGCTTGTTTAGTTGGAAAGAGTTTttacccaaaaatatcacatcgaatttttcgACACATGTaagaagcattaaatataaattaaaagaaaaactaattgcacagtttgCATGGAAATTGcgagacaaatattttgatcataattagtccatgattagtcataagtgctacagtaactaacatgtactaatgatggattaattaggcttaataaatttgtCACGTGGTTTTTAGTCgagttataaaattagtttttttcattcatgtccgaaaacgcTCTTTCAACATCCGACATCCGATcgaacgttcgatgtgacgctaaaaaaatttcgcaGACGGGGCTGAACCAAACTAACAACAAAATGTCAATCCAAACCGCTACCCCTCGTGTTTGTTGTACAGAAGACGACAAAAAGAATCTAGCAGAAATACTGTTTTTAGAGTAAATTGTACCCATGGTACAATAAATAGGCAGCTAGGTGCGATCAAGTATAACAACTAACCAAGTGAGCGCGTTCTAGCAAAAgaattagatatttttttttaagcaacACTTGACTAGTTAGGTGTTGTTCTGGTCAACGAGTGGTTAATTAACATTTTCACTATGTCAATATGCAATCACACTGATATTGCTTTGCAATCTTGTATTTAATCTATAAGAATTATGTtgctaatttaatttttaccattggttttgatttttttctccaccTTCTCATACTCAACcgaaattcatatatatatatatatatatatatatatatatatatatatatatatatatatatatatatatatatatatcctagcccatattttcttttcagggTTGAGtcaaatacaaatacaaaaaacAGATAATATTTTGTACAAATATGGAACGAATACGTGCGAAGATGGATACAAATGATACCGGTTACGGATACTTATTCAgatatcaaatcaaaacaacaaCTATATATACATCCCAAATACAACTATATCAGAGttgtatcatctagtaagagaAATATAGTAGGATAGCCTAATTGATTTATCACATTACGACCTATTCGGCACCTCTGGCAAGATAACTGAACTCTCTCGTTTTTTTATGTGCATGCTTTCCGAACCGTTAAACGGGgtattatttgtaaaaattttctataaaaagttattttataaaattatattaatctattttatattttttcaataattaataattaattaatcatatactaatctactactacgtttttcgcgccggGTAACTAACTCCCTCCCCCAAtactgccgaacgcggcctacaTCGGTTAGTAGATATGTGTATATGTACACATGTTGTAGTAACTGATGAGCAAGTGATAGTGAACACCAACTATAAATGAGTAATTGATGTACAAGTGGATTACATCATTATTAGGTTATTATATATAgtgtatatacacacatgtTGTAGTAGTTGATGGGTAAGTGACAGTGAACACCAATTACACAGGTCAAATCAACTGTTTCAATTAATTCTGCTGTGCTACTACCATCGATCACCAGTAAAATGTACCTTAAAATGCATCGTGCATGATGTATGTCACATTCTCGTAGCAAACCAAATTAAGATCGGTCGATCGATGTACAAGTGGATGCATTAATTCACCATGTTGGGTTTCATATATTACAAATCACCATTGCAAGAGTCGTCCACCAACCAGCTCTCCTAAGTAACAGTGGTAATCAACAAAGGATCTCACCCCTCGCTCGCCCGCCAAAACTAAACCGCGCGCGAAGAAGCGCACGCATCGTTTGGATCCCGTCCTGAAACTCGCGcgaaattaattaagttgtgGCTTAATTtaagaggaggagaaggtgtCGATGATGGTGGTGTGGAGCGGGTCGCTGAGGTGGGTGGCCCAGTTGTTGAGCGGGCCCttgccggtggcggcggcctgcACCGCAAACCCGAGGAAGGCGACCATGGCGAGGCGGGCGTGCTTGATCTCCGCCAGCTGCAgcctctccttcttctccgGGTCCGACGCCAAGCCGAGCGGGTCGAAGTAGGAGCCTCCCGGGTAGAGCCTCCTCTCCGGGTCGAGCTCCGCGTTGCGCTGGAACTCGATGTAGCCGATCACCAGCACCTCGATCCAGATCAGCGTCGAGATCGAGAACGGCAGCGGCTGCCCCAGGTACGACGACCCATCAACCAGCTCCACCTGCACATCGTCAGTGTCGtcgtcagcggcggcggcggcggcgatggatatggcgatggcggcgcggtGTAATAATGTATGGTGTGTACCTTGCCGGCGTCTTGCCAGGTGACGCCGGTGAGCCACTCGACGGTGAGGGCGCCGAGGGTGGCGAGCATGGCCCAGCGGCCGTGGATGAGCTCACACTCGCGGAAGCGCTGGAGGCCGAACACCTCGCTGTAGGGCTGGAACGGGGTGGACTTCACCTCGCCGGTCTCGAACCGGGTGCCGATGATCTCGCCGGCGTTGTTCTTGGCCAGGTTCTGGTCCAGCGAGTCCAGCTCGAACTGCAGGTACTCCGCCGGCTTCCCGAGCCCGAACGGGTCGAACCCGTAGTCCCCGATCATCGACCCGTCCAGGTAGtccggcgccaccgcgcccgGGAACCACAGCGGCCGGTCCGTCGTCGATGGCGACTTCGCCAccttcttcgccgccgccttcttcccGCCGCCGAACCCGAACCTCGCCACGATGCGCCCGTTCTGCGGCGCCGGGTCCGCCAGCCGGGTCCCCAGGaacgtgctcgccgccgcggccaccgaCGACGCCATGGCTGCTCACGGCctagcttctcctcctcctcctcctccttcccgagAGTGTGGCCGGAGAAGTGTTTGGGTGGTGGGTGGTGAGGAGCTCGCCATGGGGTACAAATAGGGGGTGCTTATAACAAATTCGCGGTGTTATCTCCGCGTGGCAGATCGGACGGCAGGGAGGGCGCCTGTGATCTATCTGATGGCTCCGATTGGCTCCGCCTTATCCCTGCCTTATCTGTATGGCCCTATGGATGGGGAGCTTGCCACTGGGGCTGGTGACACGTGGAGGGCCGGGATTGGGCGATGGGGCTCTGTAATGCTTTGTGATTTGTGGTCTTCAGGGTGCATCCGTGCATGGGGCCCCAAATATCGGGCGAAATAATCTCTGGCTGTTTTGCAGCTCTGGCACCATTTGGAATTTAAAGTTAGCATTTCAGTCCTAAAATCATAAATGCAGCAATCTAATTATTCTGTAGGAGTGCAAAagttttacaggaatttcacaTGAAATAGTTCGACTTCTCCAAAATTCCGGTGAAATTCCTCCATGCCGAGCAAGCCCTAAACGAAGTTTAAGATCAAGAGTTCCATTTGCCTATCAATTCAGTAGAACTGTAGTAGAAGGCAAATAGTTTGAAAAGATGCTGGCCTGCAAAAGTAGGGAAGAACAGCCTGTGCCTTTTGAAATTCATGCAGTTGAGATTTAGGAGGGGTACACTTAAATTTCTGTCAGGTTAAAAAGACATGAAAACGGCCTGCTGCTTCAATAAGCTTAAAGTATTCTTACATACGTTTGTCATCATGTAGTTTCTCtatatgaaattttcattttatctctgCTACGTTTTATGGCACATTTTATTTACAACAGAAAATTTTCTCTGGCACTATGATTCCGTGCAGAAATGTCTTCATTGTCATTTCCAGTTCCACCACATATCCGGTGTAGAAAGGTCTTCCAAATAAA includes:
- the LOC102700159 gene encoding chlorophyll a-b binding protein CP29.1, chloroplastic-like — its product is MASSVAAAASTFLGTRLADPAPQNGRIVARFGFGGGKKAAAKKVAKSPSTTDRPLWFPGAVAPDYLDGSMIGDYGFDPFGLGKPAEYLQFELDSLDQNLAKNNAGEIIGTRFETGEVKSTPFQPYSEVFGLQRFRECELIHGRWAMLATLGALTVEWLTGVTWQDAGKVELVDGSSYLGQPLPFSISTLIWIEVLVIGYIEFQRNAELDPERRLYPGGSYFDPLGLASDPEKKERLQLAEIKHARLAMVAFLGFAVQAAATGKGPLNNWATHLSDPLHTTIIDTFSSS